ATTCTCCACCTTTTGCGTTGCATAAAATACAGAATGATCTTTGAAATATTTTTTCTCTAAAATTTTAAAAGAATTTTTAGCCAATAAAAATTCAATAACTTCTTCAGTTAAGAATATAGTATGTTCAAAATTTAAACAATTAGTCCATTTGTTTTCTAGCCATTTTTGCATATTGGGCAAAGTAAATATCATATACCCCCCCCCCACTAGAGATTTACAACAATCTTGTAAAAAACTATGTGGTTGATAAATATGCTCAAATGTATGGCTATGCACGATACAATCAAACTCTCCAATCAACTCCTGTTTGCCAAAAAATCCATCAATATACTCCACTCCTTCATTTTTAGAAGTTGAATTAGGCTCAATAATTGTCCATTTTGGCTTAGAATTAATATCTGTGTTTTTAAAAACCTCTAAGGAAAGCTTTCCGTGTCCGCCACCAATTTCAAGAATACTATTCGGTGAAAACTTTACGATAAATTTTGCAAACTCTCTATGATGCTCCTCCCATAAATCCCCAATAGCACCAGCATCATGTCCATTTTTATAAAGAATTTCCAGTGGAATAAGCTTAGATAGTGCAATCACACCACTTTCTTTGAAAATTACCCATTCTTGTATCGGCACCAAATCCAAATCCTTATTAGCATCATCCATACACCCAGCAAATAAAGGATAAGGTTTTGATGATAGCACTTCATAATCATTTGTATCTGTTATGGGGCATTTCTCTCTTTTTATGTATTGTAGCATTATTCACTCTCCTTAATATATTTTTCTAAATCCGTAGGCGTTCCAATGCCGTGCATTTGCTCAAATTCCATCAAAAAGCAACCAATTCTAGCACCATTTTTTATAGCATAATTATATGTTGGTGCTGTATAAAACTCATTATTAACGCGCTCATTTCTCGCTATCATATCTATAGCCGAATCCATAAACAAGCTTCCTTTAGAAAATAGATAAATGCCTACTGTGGCAATATCAGAGATAACTTCTTTTTCTTTTACTTCAGTGATTAATTCCCCATTCATCCTTACAAACGACCATTTAGGGCTTTTTTCCTTATCTTTAAAACATAAAATAGAGCCATCTAAATTGCGATTTTTGCAATCATTGATATACTCATTTATATCAATATCTATGATTTGATCAGAATTTGCTATCATTAGTGGCGTGTTATTATTGATTAGTTCCCTTGCATACAATACCGAGCAGGCTGTTCCTTCTGTTAATGACTCTACACTAACAAAGCTTACATTATAATCTTTAGATATCTTGTTGCAGAGTTCTTTTTCTTGTTCTAGGTGTGTTTTTTGCAATATAATTATATAATGTGCATTATCAACATTTAAATTTTCTAAAACTCTCACAATCATAGGCTTACCTAGCACATCTATAAATGGTTTTGGTTTTTCATATCCCTCTTTAGCAAAGCGACTTCCAGCACCTGCTGCTGGTATCAAAATATTTATTTTACCCATTATTTTCTCCATACTTTCCTAGATATTTATCATTTTTAACTGCTGGGATTTTTACTACTACATTTTGAGTATCTTCTAATGCTTCAAAATCTGTATCTTCAAATGGCTCTATAGTTATGATATCGCCTTCTTTATATATCGCACCATTCATTTTTACTTTTCCTTTGATGATTGCGGTAATTTCAGTGGCTACTTTATGGTAATGCCTCTCTTCATAATCACCCTTTTTGTAGCTTTTTACTCCAACTTCTACTTGATCTGTTTTTAATACATTTGGCTCAAAATCACCAATAAACCAACCACGAATCATATCGTTTAAATTATCCATTTTCATTTTTTGCCTTTTTGTTTTTATGTTCTTTTTTGATTTTTGCTATATCAAACCATAATTTTATATATCCGCCTTTATGCCAATTTTTATGAGCTTTTATTAAAGCTTCGCCAAGTTTATAGCTTAGATGATTTTTACATTTTAGTGCATCTTGATAATCGGAATAAGATTCAAGTGGTGGGAGTTTTAAATTTGAATATCTAGATAATAATTTTCTATACAATGCTTCATCTTTTTGATGTTCTTGTTTTATCTTTAATAATACAAAAGGTAGCTTAAATAAAGAATTCTCCACCATTGCTCTACCAAACTTATAAGAAAGTTGATTTTTTATGCGTTTTTTTGCAGTATCACTTTTTAAAATTTTCTCACAACGCAACACTTCAAAAAAATAACCAAAATCGCGTAATCCTATGTCTCTCCAATGTTTTTTGTCTTCTTCTAATGCTTTATCAAGAAGCACCATTTTAGGGTTCAATGAAATCCTAAAATAAGGCATTATAGGACGCCCATTGATAAGCTCTAAACCTAAAAATTTAAGGTATTCAGCTTGTAAAATATGATTCAAAGAACCATTAAATGCTCCAGCTTTATCTAAATTAAAGTAACAAAGAATAGCGCTTGGAAAAAATTTAAAAAACTCCAAATGCCTATATTGTTTTGCTTTATAAAACACACTTAAAAATTCTATCATTGCATAGCGCTTTCCTAGTGCAAAATACTCATGACTACTCATATTATTTCTCTTAGTTGGAATCACTAATTGCTTATCTGATAAAGTTTGTAAAAAACTAATACCAAAATTCTTAACATATTTTATATCAGGACGCACCATAATAATATAATCATAGTAGAAACAATTTTTCTTTTCATAATCTAACAGCAATTTCAAAATACGAGAATAATTAAACGCTAATTTTGTGCTAGTTTTACAATCCAGCTTCATTGGATATTTAGATGAAAATTCTTCTTCATTTGATAAACAGACGCCTTTTACATTAGGTAATTTTTTAATCTTTTTTAACATTTCATTTGTAATTTTTTTACCACACTCTCTATTTAAAATTTTATAAATATTTGGACATCTCTCTTTAAATTCAGAATTATTAGCCACAAACTCTTGCGGAGCAATATCTACAATATTTTTACTATACTGAATTCTAAACCATCCAGGAATTCCGCCAGTTAATCCCATCCAAGCTTTATAAGTATCCCATGAAGCAATAAATACATCTACTTTCAACGACTTAAACTCGCCAATAATATCTCTTAAATTATCTATAAAATCCTCACCTCTAAAAGCCCCACTTATACACAATGCAACTCTAGCCATTTGCCACCTCATACAAATATGCTCTAAGCTCTGAGATTTTATTATTTTCATCCCACTCTATGATATCTACACCCTCTAATCTTGTATTATCCAAAATCAATATAAACTCTATAAAACTAGTTTTATTATCAACATATATATTTTTAGCACTAAAGCTTAATTTTTCATAACTGGTAAATATATCACTGACCGCTTTTAAGCATTTATCCTTACTCTCTAATCTCTTTACCACCGGATCTTCTAATGCGAATTTATCGGCAAACATCTTACTTAGAGCTTCTAAATCCTTAGCATTGAAATTTTCAATATAATCTTGCGTTAATTGTTTAAGCATTTTTAATCCTTTCATATTCTCTAATTTTTTCAATACTATAAAAAGTGTGATATAAACTCTTATCTATTTTGTAAATCCCTACACTTTTATCCATCAAAATAAGCTCATTCAATGTTGGAGAAATAAAAAATTGTCCATTTAAATGGACATCTTTTTCTACCATCATTTGACTAGCTTTTACAAAATCTTTACCTTGTCTATAATAATAAAAACCAGCAATAGCGTTCTTACTAATAGGATTTTTTTCTAATGCTTCAATAACATTTCCATCCTTATCTAATCTAATATATGCCCATCTTGGATGAATCGATTCAAAAGTTATAACACCAGCATCATAATCTTTAAAATGCAAAATTGCTTGAGTTAAGTCTATTTCAAAAAACTGATCTGCATTTGCAATGATTAATTGCTCACCATTGTCTATATATTCAATTGCTAATAATGCACTACAAGCCATTCCTTGTGTCTGCTCTTTAATTGTTACAATTTTACTATCATCACCAGCTGAAACCTTAATGGCTTCATCTAAATGAAATTCTCTAACATCACTTTCTTTTAAAATAAAAATAAATCGCTTTTCTTTAAAAGCTTGATAATTCTCAATTAGCATCTCAATCATTGTTTTACCGCAAATTTCAGCAAATGGCTTAGGAAATACAATCTCATTTTCTTTAAAAAAACTACTCTTTCCAGCCAATGGTATTACGATATTTATCATAGCTCTTCCTTTTCAAATTTTGCAATATGTTCTTTAATATTTTCATAATTGACATCACTAACTTCTTTTACTATCATAACATTTGCCCCACTTGCCCTAGCCGCCTTTATACCATTTTCATTATCTTCTACTATCAAACAATCTTTAGGCTTTAATCCCATTTTTGCAATTGCTTTTTGATACATTTCGGGATCTGGTTTTCCATTTTTTACATCTTCATTAGATACATAAAAATCAAAATAATTATTCAAAGCAGCCTTTTGCATCATTACATCAATTGTATTAAAAATAGAATTTGAACAAACAGCCATTTTATAACCCTCTTTATACAATTTAGCAAGAGCATATTGATGATAAAATCTAGGCTTACAAGAACGATAAACTATCTCCATTGTATATTGCTGTTTCATATGATTAATAAAGTTATGCAGAGCTTTTGGCAAGTTTCTATCTATTGATAAAATTTCTAATTTCTTTTTTGTCGGCAATCCATCAAAAGTTGTTAAATGCTCAGCATAGCTAATCTCTAAACCAAATAACTTTAAAGCCCTATTGAGTGCTTCATAATGCCAATCTTTTGCTTCTATTAACACGCCATCCATATCAAAAATTACAGCTTTTATTTTATGCATTAAAAAACCTCCTAGCTTCTATTACTTTATCGGTGCATAACATTAAATTCGCTCCGTTTAATTTAACTTCAATCTCTTTATACTCTTGCCACTCTTTTTGATAATCTCTCTTATGAAGATCTGGCGAAACAATACAAATTTGTTTATTATTATTTAAATGCTCTTTAATAATTTGTTCATTAATCCAATGACTATGAAACTCATCTAACCATACACCTTTTGCTTCATTATAAAACGATGGATTTTTTTCATATTCACTTTGTCTAGTAAATAGATTAAAACCTAATTTAATATAACCAAGAGCGTCTGGAATAGACATATCAAAAACAAAATAATTTTGAATATTATATTTTTCAAGCATAGTTTTTAAAATACTTTGTAAGCCGTCTGATTTAATATTTAAAGCTAGGGTTGAGTTTGAATTAATATTATAACTAGAATATAGGTGAAAAAATTCTTCTAAACTTAGAGAATCTTTTGTAGCAATATCGTGTGAGATAACAAGT
The Helicobacter winghamensis ATCC BAA-430 DNA segment above includes these coding regions:
- a CDS encoding methyltransferase domain-containing protein — its product is MLQYIKREKCPITDTNDYEVLSSKPYPLFAGCMDDANKDLDLVPIQEWVIFKESGVIALSKLIPLEILYKNGHDAGAIGDLWEEHHREFAKFIVKFSPNSILEIGGGHGKLSLEVFKNTDINSKPKWTIIEPNSTSKNEGVEYIDGFFGKQELIGEFDCIVHSHTFEHIYQPHSFLQDCCKSLVGGGYMIFTLPNMQKWLENKWTNCLNFEHTIFLTEEVIEFLLAKNSFKILEKKYFKDHSVFYATQKVENGNIKDIFLGNEFEKNKQMFKQMQKYYESAIDGLNQIFKETSKNIYLFGAHLFSQYLLYNGLDSSKVVAILDNNPNKQGKRLYGTNFRVYSPKILKDCDISLVVLCAGAYNNEIKKDILENINNNVEIVCF
- a CDS encoding glycosyltransferase family 2 protein; protein product: MNILIPAAGAGSRFAKEGYEKPKPFIDVLGKPMIVRVLENLNVDNAHYIIILQKTHLEQEKELCNKISKDYNVSFVSVESLTEGTACSVLYARELINNNTPLMIANSDQIIDIDINEYINDCKNRNLDGSILCFKDKEKSPKWSFVRMNGELITEVKEKEVISDIATVGIYLFSKGSLFMDSAIDMIARNERVNNEFYTAPTYNYAIKNGARIGCFLMEFEQMHGIGTPTDLEKYIKESE
- a CDS encoding nuclear transport factor 2 family protein, which gives rise to MLKQLTQDYIENFNAKDLEALSKMFADKFALEDPVVKRLESKDKCLKAVSDIFTSYEKLSFSAKNIYVDNKTSFIEFILILDNTRLEGVDIIEWDENNKISELRAYLYEVANG
- a CDS encoding glycosyltransferase family 2 protein encodes the protein MINIVIPLAGKSSFFKENEIVFPKPFAEICGKTMIEMLIENYQAFKEKRFIFILKESDVREFHLDEAIKVSAGDDSKIVTIKEQTQGMACSALLAIEYIDNGEQLIIANADQFFEIDLTQAILHFKDYDAGVITFESIHPRWAYIRLDKDGNVIEALEKNPISKNAIAGFYYYRQGKDFVKASQMMVEKDVHLNGQFFISPTLNELILMDKSVGIYKIDKSLYHTFYSIEKIREYERIKNA
- a CDS encoding HAD family hydrolase, encoding MHKIKAVIFDMDGVLIEAKDWHYEALNRALKLFGLEISYAEHLTTFDGLPTKKKLEILSIDRNLPKALHNFINHMKQQYTMEIVYRSCKPRFYHQYALAKLYKEGYKMAVCSNSIFNTIDVMMQKAALNNYFDFYVSNEDVKNGKPDPEMYQKAIAKMGLKPKDCLIVEDNENGIKAARASGANVMIVKEVSDVNYENIKEHIAKFEKEEL
- a CDS encoding PI-PLC domain-containing protein, whose protein sequence is MLEKYNIQNYFVFDMSIPDALGYIKLGFNLFTRQSEYEKNPSFYNEAKGVWLDEFHSHWINEQIIKEHLNNNKQICIVSPDLHKRDYQKEWQEYKEIEVKLNGANLMLCTDKVIEARRFFNA